attctcgtgctcaaaccaaacgtgtcaagattcgtgggacggatggagtactacCTAAAAGCATCTCCAATGGAAGCTTTAAAAAAAGGATCTAAGGAGGTGATCCTCACCTTAGAGCATCCACTCCAATGCAGGGGGCTATAAtttcttcattttcattttatttcattttaactcttcaattttgaaatccaacatttcattaaaaagaAATTTCAGCATTACattacttaaaataaaatacaatacttaaaattaaaattacaattatttaattatggcTCGATAGGACCAAAATAAGCCTAAATATGTGCTCATACAAATCTGAGTTGAGGCGATTATTAAGGTCACGGTTGTGAATGGAGGATTATCGAGCCAAATACTGTCGAAATCCCGATGGAGCTTCGGTTTGAGGATGAGATGCGGTTGAGCTACTTGAAGCCTCGTCGGTGCCTTCCTCTTCCCATTCCGATGCATAGTCGTCTTCGTCTTTGATGGtcatgttgtgcaaaatgatgcacGTAAACATGATATCGCTAATCTGCTCATTCTTCTAAAGACAAGCTGGTCTTTTGACGATTGCCCAACGCGATAGGAGGACACTGAAAGCTCGTTCGATGTCCTTTCTGAGACGCTTCTTGCATCAACTAGATTCTCCTACTCTTTTTGTCCGCCAGAAGGGGGACTCTTAACGAAAATGGGTCAATCAGGGTAGATGACGACATTGGTTAAGTAATACCATGTCGTGTAGTAGGAGCCATTTGCTTGAAATATGATCAATGGATCCCTTCCTTCATGAACAACGGCGATGCGTTGAGCAtattgatgtcgttgtttgaaTCAGGAATTCCAAAATACGTATGCCAGATTCAAAGATTTTGGAATTATTTTGCGAGCGCAACTGATTGTTTGTTACGGGAAAGTAACAATGACGACCATGTACTAGCAATGCACCACTAATGTAGCACCTGAATACCACCAGCATTGAGTAAGTTCGCTTGTCATAATTTAGTATATTGTGTGCTCTTTTATTTCAGGATGAGAGACGTGTAGTGTCCGAGGCTGCCAAGTGAGAGTTTAGGGCCTACCGACACGAGAAGGGTGACACTTTAGGGGAGTTCTTGacccataactaagttttgatATACACTTTGTTTAAAAGGTAAACGAATGCTAGATGTATTAACAATTTCGGAGACTATCCCCAATCCTGCTCTATTTTAGCTTCTAACGCTATTTTAAAGTTTAAACATGCTCTGACACTCCATACGTTGGTGTTGTGAACAATGTTGCACTATATATAGAATGATTCATCAcgttgtttttttatttaatacatattattattgttattataaattaaagtatttattttgctttaattaCAATAACTTTACTTATTaatcaaaaatagatttatttaaaatgtATGGTCCAGAATATTCTTTTTTTGTTATATAATAGAGCATTATTTTAGTATTAAATTGTTGTATAATAACGTTGGGCATTGGAGATGCCCCAGAGACTTGATATAAGGTAAATGTGATATTGTTACGTTTTTTGGATAAACTTATTCCGGATGAAATCTCCTATTATAGCTCATCTGTATTTAGGCTTATCTTTATTCCTTTCCTATTTACTTTTCTGAATAATTAGAACATGTATCGCATCAgagtgaaataataataataataataataataataataataataataataataataataataataattcaacaaagaaaataaagggGGCAAGCGCAGGATGGGAAAGAAATGTCGTTTCATAAACGCACATCGATCGGCTATATTGCCCAAAAAAGAACACATATTACACATGTGATGAAGCAAGGAAACATAATTTGTAAACTGAATATCTTATTCAACACAACATAACAAAATCGAGACGTATTAATTAGGCAGTGGGGCCTGGTGGTGCAGAAGTATTCTGATTCTTTTCTTCTTTGGTAGTGAGGCTAGAAGTATTCTgattcttttcttgtttggtaGTCAAGAATTTGATGCAAGTGTCCCAGTAATTCCAAAATTTAAGCCAAGTATATAACTCAAGTGCGAGAGCCAGTGTTCCCAACAGCCCCAGCGCACCGACATACGACCATCTCCAGTGGTGGTGAGGCCCACTCTCGATGATCTTGATACCTTGAAATATGTTCACCGCCGCCAACCCAATCAAGGAGTACCCCAGAAAATGGTGATACATGTTCCAGTATATCCGGTACTCATCCGTGCGCTTCGGCTTCAACCTCAGCGCCATCATCTGCACAGTACtcaacataattaattaataaaacaatTCAATTCACAGAGCGAGACagagttttaattaattacttgTATTGTTGTGAAAGTGAAAATGATAATGGCGAGAATCCGGTGGGTGGAAAATGTGTAGTATTGGGAGGCCTGGCCGAGCCAGAGTCCGATGGCCCACCCAATGGAACCAAGAAGGTAACCTGCGGTCTGGGAGCCCACGTGGACGGCGCCCCACCACGCCACCTTCTTAGGATAACTTCTCAAGTACCTCGCAGCGATCGCACCGCCCGGAAGGAATATTCCCCACCCCACAATGTTTAGCACCCCGTGAGCCTGCAACAACCAATACCATTACACGCATATACTACGACACATCAATTATTCTCGTACCGTAATTACCGTTCTCAGCCTTGTACGTTGAGCGGGCTTGTAGCTCAACACCTCGCCGGTCATGAGATTCATGGTCTGAGTGCTGTCGAGATTATCCAGAGCGGTAGGGTGCATGCTGGGGTGGTCAGCGGCAGTGGCGGCCTTCCCGATCTGCCAGACGAGGTTGGCGCTCGAGGCGTTGTAGTTGTCGGGGAGGATGATGGTGGCGTGGATCATGTAGTAGGTGATATTGTGCACGTACAGGAAGTTGAAGTTGGTGACGTTGAGTCCGATGTCGTTGGAGGGGAGGAGCTGGCAGCCGCGCTTGCTGGGCTCTGTGATGTTGAATTGGTGATGAGCCAAGCCGGTTTGGTGCTTCTCGCCGATCAAGGCTCGGGTGCCGGCCATGTGGGGCCCCTGGGGGTTCAGGCCCCAGGCCAGCCACGCCGTGTCCGACTCCAGCCTCGCGCCCAAGGCCACGTCCAGCTGCCGGGAGTCGTTGTCGAATTTCCAGGCGAATTCGGCTCCTAAGGTGCTGAGCCTGCAGTTGGTGATGTTGAGGTTTTGCGCCACTTCCAGGAAACCCTCTGTGCACATGTGTGCGTTTCCCAGCAAGGGGGAGATGATCAGCACCGCCCACACGGTGGTTGCGTCTACATAGCGACAAGGCATATTTCTCAACTTCCTAGATCACTTGTAATTGGGGTGTTGTGCGACAAGTTTCTGCATAAatgtgctatatatatatatatatatgtggtggATATAAAAATGAATAGTGAGGTTCAGATGCGACTCTCCCTCTCCTTCAAagtcaaattaaaagaaaaaaaaaatattttggataataaaatatatagataatagtcgaaacataaaaaatactccctccgtccgcaatattgtttccacattgtggacggcacgTGTTTTGaaaaaagtggtggatagtagtaAATAATAGTGAATATTGTAGTGAGTGAAGTTTGGGTCTCACAATAAAGTGTTTTTTGATGAAATATAAGGTAAAAGAATAAAGTGTTATGTGGATCCTATAACTATAAATGAAaatggaaacgatatcgtggacggaccaaaatgataaatgtggaaacgatatcacggacggatgaagtatataaaTTCTAGAATTCCTTTACTAAAATGCCcctaataaatttacaattaattaactattacaatattgatttaaaataaaaaaaaataatacttcatccgtccacaaagagtgtatggtggagtggagggcatgagttttaataaaaaaaaagtttaaaaaaatgtaattttagTGTTAAGGGTAGTATTAGGCCCATTAAATTGTAAAAGTAAGGGTggatattttgtaaatattgagtgtgaatgagaTTTAAAGTATAAAGAAgatttataaaaaaagaaaatatataaccTTTATGGATAGatgaaaatagtaataaacacacaattttttgtggacagaggtAGTAATAAACGTAACGAGGACGTTTTTTAGGAGGTCTACTTTACTGCTGTTTTCTTCGTAAGATCGATTTATGATTAAAGCCCAATAGCTATGGCCCAAGACTAACACTAAAATATCTTTAGGGCTAATGGGGCTTAGCCAATAGGCCTTAATACTTTGTTCGAGTGATACCTATAAATAAAAGcatggtattttttttttgaaaccataaaagtagggatgtcaatgcagcccgaaacccgtgggccgacccgaataacccgataaaattagagggttagggttaaaaaatcgcaacccgaaaaaacctccagcccgattagcccgcatccgactaacccgaaacccgatagggctagcccgaaaactcgatgggctggcccgatggactgacggaattgtgactgatgcatccagttacaattTCTGCTATGATTaaatctatggtatttgcttaaatatatatatgtagcctcattaaaaaaaagtgaaattaattagttagaatatatatgtgtgtgtgtgtgtgcaatctcattaaaaaaagtgaaattaattacgatttttttgtagaaattgattattagtatctcattagttagaaattaattattagtatctcattttaaagtgatctccaacccgattagcccgcacccgactaacccggaacccgatagggctagcccgaaaatccagtgggctggcccgattgacatccctacataAAAGCATGGTATTTAAATGCAAAAGCAACAATCATTGATTCAATaagaaatagaaaagaaaataaattatctCTACCTTCTCTCATTACCTTCTATTAGTATTTACAGTTCTTAGCTCCATTTTCTCGTTTCACACAAATCTGCTTTTGAATTTAAAATCCGATTCAATAACTAGCCCGTCTGTTGGAAAAATAGAGCTAAGACGATGAtgtatatctttttttttttttttttaattctcgtggatattttttcttttttgtttctcTAGTTGCCTATGGCAGTTGCCGGTAGTTTTTGAGAATCTAGTTCATCTTCCCTACTGTCCCTTCTCAAAATCCAGGGCTACCTACAAACCTCCAATTTCAAAATTTCCATGTTGATTTCATGCATCGCTTCTTAGATCGGAGCTATGCAACTCTTGAATTAATGCGATCAATTGAAGTTGTTAATCAATACCATTCTCTTATTTAATCTTAAATCTTACGACCTACCCAAATACCTTTCGAAATCCCACTCTATAGTCTTTACAACCAAAAATATCTACGAAAAACAATAGAGCAACATTGAATATATATCTTCGCCAATTATAATACCCTGCTCTTTTaaataatctatatctatattatatataaagcaGGAGTTTAACGATAAAATATTACCgcctttttttaaattttagttttctttATACTGTAATTATCTTTCGCTATTCCTACGGCAAAACCATTTTCGCCTCTCTTTCCACTATAGAAGTGGATATTCCTATATCAACTTTAGCCAATCTAAAAATCATTTtcgttacaaaaaaaaaatcattttcgtCTCTCTTTCCACTTTAGCCAATCTTACCCCTTCTCaatttcttttttactttttcttttaaataattGTGTTGTTTGgtcaattataaaaaaattattatatataaaaattaaatataagagatagatgataaaattattcataaatattttcatCCGCATTTTTTCATTTGTCAATTGTACTAAATAAAGGCGAGACACCAAACTAtggaaaaataagaagaaaacaTAATtcttttattgataaaaaaaatacgaGAAGAAGAATACTAATcccttttcaatttcttttttgagtttcttttttactttttttttaaaataattgtgTTGTTTGatcaataatattatatataaaaattaaatataagagataataaaattattcataaatattttcatCCTCATTTTTTCAGGTACATGAGGTAAGACGCAtctgaaaagtaatcaccaaaaaggaatgctctgcagataAATGATGACCCtctgtatctctgcatttaatgcgactgtactttgagtgtgtggcttccttttaacgttagagtttcagtccgaggaagaatgtcaactgatacttaacTTTAGTATCAATTCGTTAATTCCACGAAGCCAACATTAGATGAATCAGttataactgattcttcagttgagaaactcatttagtcaaatatcagtatttgactctgcctttaaATGCAAACATCagttgagttcttcagtcttcaatccttcgttcttcattcgTCGTTCCTCcggtcttcaatcttcagaacACTGAACAAACTAGAAggtgaactccaacacttgagttcaaaaggttctagtctattacaaagaaaacttaagaattttggtatcatcaaaactagggctatgATATTTCATTTACTTCCCAACATTCCTCATCATCAGAAGTTAGATCAACATCGGTTGAACTAAATATCTTATgttatgaccaaattaaaatgaagaaataatttatttaatcacaagtatttatttttaaaaataaaattaaatatttttttatttaactaaataaatttgatcaatttttattgacaaaataatttaaattgcattaatctCAATCGCTCAACCAATTAAATGTGTGTTTTTGGTTTGGAGATCAAGGACATcgttttatatagattttattttggtgaaatctccTAAAAAAATCAAGGGTTAATTTGctataaatacaccaactttcgccGATTTTGAATTTAGACATGAGCTTCAAAATCTGCCTGACAATACATAACCTTTGCacccattttaatttttggcccgaAAAAATTATCCGGCGAAATTTCTTCTTACGTGGCAACCGGAAGATCCAGCGTGTCACAAACATCCGGTGAATGAAACTACACCGTTTAAGACACACTAAAACTACGTCGTTTTAGtgagatttcaaattttaatttagagGGGTGAGCCCTAATTCCTCTTCATTCCTACCTCTTCGAccgattttttttagaaaatggaATCATCTCCTCCACTTTGCGTGCACAAGATCGAAGCTGCCATCAAGAACTCCTGGTCCGATGCAAACCCGGCCACAAGATACTACGGATGCTCCTTAGGCCCGGTACTTAGCTACCTgatttttcttccttttcattTTTGTGTCTCTACAGCATTTGACCTAGGGTTATGTACATAGGATGGAATATGTGCTTTCTTCCAATGGATAGACGCAAGGCCAACCATACTTCAACGAAACTACATCGCTAAACTGAAAAGGGAGAGGGATGAGGCCCGCGAGCAACTCCGCATCCAAACTTGCTTGGCTAGGCAGGcgaaggaggaggaggaggaggcttGGGGCAAAGCTGGAGATATGACTGTTCTCAATCACGAATTGGAGGAGGAATTGGCTACCTTGAAATCAAGGCGTTGGTGGCTAGAGAAGATGGTGACATTGGCTATGCTCTTGCTGATTTTGCTTATTGTGATAGTTGCTTAGGGTTCTTGGTTTCTGGAATGTAAAAAAACCTTATTTTGTAGTTGTAAGAAATGACCGTAGTTGCAAGCTTGTAGTTGGCAGGAATGGCTTGTAGTTGTACTAAATGAATCAATTTTCAAATGGCTAAATGATGATTCAAATGGTggttgttgatcaaatgttgaTCAAATAACTTATGAATTTGCAGATTTTAACCTTCAAATTCAATATAATATCCTGCAAATAGTTCATAAAATGGAAGTAATAAAATAGTTGCATACATTGAAAAAAGTTGCACAGACCACAATTCATTGTTAACCATCACAATTCTTACAATAATTGAAAAAAGTTGTCTCAAAGCTCATGGGAGCTGAAAATGCTAAACTAGCACAATGCAGACTACATCTATTACAATCCATCATTTCCACTTTCTTGAGTGCTTGGTAGCTCATATGCCTTCCTTGGATTGATAAATGTTGACCCCCTTTGTTTGGTTGAACCCTGTGAATGTGATACTAATTAGATTGTGTTTCAGACTATTTtcaaagaa
The genomic region above belongs to Salvia miltiorrhiza cultivar Shanhuang (shh) chromosome 5, IMPLAD_Smil_shh, whole genome shotgun sequence and contains:
- the LOC130986274 gene encoding cytochrome b561 and DOMON domain-containing protein At5g35735-like, with product MPCRYVDATTVWAVLIISPLLGNAHMCTEGFLEVAQNLNITNCRLSTLGAEFAWKFDNDSRQLDVALGARLESDTAWLAWGLNPQGPHMAGTRALIGEKHQTGLAHHQFNITEPSKRGCQLLPSNDIGLNVTNFNFLYVHNITYYMIHATIILPDNYNASSANLVWQIGKAATAADHPSMHPTALDNLDSTQTMNLMTGEVLSYKPAQRTRLRTAHGVLNIVGWGIFLPGGAIAARYLRSYPKKVAWWGAVHVGSQTAGYLLGSIGWAIGLWLGQASQYYTFSTHRILAIIIFTFTTIQMMALRLKPKRTDEYRIYWNMYHHFLGYSLIGLAAVNIFQGIKIIESGPHHHWRWSYVGALGLLGTLALALELYTWLKFWNYWDTCIKFLTTKQEKNQNTSSLTTKEEKNQNTSAPPGPTA